The Humulus lupulus chromosome 3, drHumLupu1.1, whole genome shotgun sequence genome window below encodes:
- the LOC133823286 gene encoding uncharacterized protein LOC133823286 produces the protein MAFHRAPKAKQKPRSSIIFLVIAIASIGLFFLVSSLLSTNGPSLFSYNGSEYIARLKKPKYRHTGNEKYLYWGSKIDCPGKHCDSCEGLGHQESSLRCALEEAMFLRRTFVMPSRMCINPIHNKKGILHQHTSDESSDERWAANSCSMDSLYDMDFLGETVPVILDNSKLWHQVLSTSMKLGSRGIAHVEGVNRVELKENDLYSNLLLINRTASRLSWFMECKNRNNRSAIMLPYSFLPSMAATNLRIAAEKIKAHLGDYAAIHVRRGDKIKTRKDRFGVERSLHPHLDRDTRAEFILLRIAKWVPPGKTLFIASNERIPGFFSPLAVRYRLAYSSNYSNIIDPVIENNYQLFMIERLILYGAKTIIRTFKEDDTDLSLTDDPKKNTKLWQIPVHTMDEE, from the exons ATGGCGTTTCATAGAGCTCCAAAGGCCAAACAAAAGCCCAGATCCTCAATTATCTTCTTAGTAATCGCCATAGCTTCCATTGGGCTCTTCTTCCTCGTTTCCTCTCTACTTTCGACAAATGGGCCCTCTTTATTTTCGTATAATGGCTCAGAATACATTGCCAGATTGAAGAAACCCAAGTACCGCCATACCGGGAACGAGAAATACTTGTATTGGGGTAGCAAAATTGACTGTCCTGGAAAGCACTGTGATTCCTGTGAGGGTTTGGGTCACCAGGAGTCTAGCCTCAGGTGTGCTCTTGAGGAAGCCATGTTTCTTCggag AACTTTTGTAATGCCTTCTCGAATGTGTATCAATCCAATACACAATAAGAAGGGAATACTTCATCAACATACCAGTGATGAAAGTTCAGACGAAAG GTGGGCAGCAAACTCATGTTCCATGGACTCTTTGTATGATATGGATTTTTTAGGTGAAACTGTACCAGTAATTTTAGACAATTCAAAGTTGTGGCATCAGGTGCTATCAACAAGTATGAAGTTGGGATCTAGAGGGATTGCCCATGTAGAGGGTGTTAATCGAGTTGAACTCAAAGAGAATGATCTTTACTCAAATCTTTTACTAATAAACAGAACTGCTAGCCGTCTTTCATG GTTTATGGAGTGCAAGAATCGAAACAACCGCAGTGCCATAATGTTGCCGTACTCATTTCTTCCTTCAATGGCAGCAACGAACTTAAGGATTGCAGCAGAAAAG ATTAAAGCCCACCTTGGTGATTATGCTGCCATCCATGTTCGCCGAGGGGATAAAATAAAGACCAGGAAAGATAGGTTTGGAGTTGAAAGAAGCTTGCATCCTCATCTAGACAGGGATACAAGAGCAGAGTTTATTCTCCTTAGAATTGCAAAATGGGTTCCACCAGGGAAAACTCTCTTTATTGCTTCAAATGAGAGGATACCAGGATTCTTTTCACCTCTTGCCGTGAG GTACAGGTTGGCATATTCATCAAACTATAGCAATATTATTGATCCCGTGATTGAGAACAATTACCAGTTATTCATGATAGAGAGGCTGATCTTGTATGGAGCCAAAACAATAATTAGAACATTCAAAGAAGACGACACAGACCTCAGCCTCACCGATGATCCAAAGAAGAACACCAAATTATGGCAAATACCAGTCCATACCATGGATGAAGAGTGA